The Cellulomonas oligotrophica sequence CGAGAAGTTCACGATCCCCGGGAGCCCCGTGGAGCAGGGGCACCTCATCCCTGCCCGCGTGGCCCCAGATGTCCGGGCTGCGCTTGCCCGTGCGACGCGTGACGTCCTCGACGCGGTGGGACTGACGGACGGGCCCGCGCACACAGAGCTCATTGCCAGCGAGGACGGTCCCCGGCTCGTGGAGAGCCACGACCGGCTCGGTGGTGACCGCATCGCACTTCTTGTCGAGCTAGCAACCGGAGTCGGGTACACCGAGCTCGTCGCTCGCCATGGTGCGCGTCTGCCCATCGCCCCTGCCGAGGTCGTGCCCACCCGCGACCGCGCCGCCGCGGTCTGGTACTCAGCGTCGGCACCAGCGACACCGGCCACCGTCGGCGACGTCGCGGGCGTCGACGAGGCGCGCGGACTGCCCGGGGTTGAACGCGTGGAGGTACTCAAACCGGTCGGGACGTCCATGCGGCCTATCGCCGGCAGCTTCGACCGTCCAGCGCTCGCGCTGGCGACGGCGAACGACCCTGACGCGGCCGTGGCCACGGCGCGAGACGCCGCCGATCTCGTCTCGTTCACCTACGCGCCTACAACAAGATGACCGAAGGACGGCAAGTCCTGCTGACTCCGACGGGTGTGGACGAGATGGCGCTCGATGGTTGCCGCCCAGTTGGCCGGCTGGAACGAGCTGAGCAGGCCCGCGTAGTGATCGTCGACGAGCGCGGCGGCTGGTCCCGGCCGTCAGCCGGGCGCAACCGGCGCGGTCGTCAGCACGTCGCTGCACGACGAAGGGCCCCTCGTGAGAGGGGCCCTTCGTCGTTCCCGGGATCGGGCCCGGTCCGTGCGGCGCGTCGTCAGGAACGACGGCCCGCGACGCTCGTGTAGACGACCACGAGGACGGCTGCGAGCGCGACCTGGAGGACGATCTCGATCCAGTCGATCCCGTCGGTGGTCGCGACGCCGACGATCTGGGCGAGCCAGGTGCCGATGAGGGCCGCGACGATGCCGAGCAGGATGGTCACGATGATCGAGATCTTCTGCTTGCCCTTGACGAGCAGGCGGCCGAGGGCGCCGATGATCGCGCCGACGATGATGGCGCTGATGATGCCGCTGACGGTCATGTGTCCGTACTCCTTGTCCGTGGGCCCGGAGGGTGAGGGCCTCGCGGTGAAAACTAGGGCAGTTCGGGCAGGTCCGCGCGTCGAGATGCACGACAGGCCCACGGAACACGCCCGCGGAAGTTGTCCGACGAGTAGTTTCGTGCCGGGCGCCGTCGCCCTGCGCGTGCCAGGTCCGCACCCCTCGCGGACCCCGTCCCGTCCACCGCGAGGAGCCTCGTGCCTGTCGTCCCGGTCGTGCCCGCACCGCTCGTCGTCGAGGAGCTGGCGGAGGCGCCGTTCCTGGTGACACCGACCACGACGGTCGTGGTCGACGCCGACGCCGAGCTGCTGCCCAACGCCGTGCTCACGGCGGACCTGCTCGGCCGGGTCACCGGTCAGGCCGTCGAGGTGCGGTACGCCGAGCTCGACGCACCGGGGGTCGTGCGGATGCGGCTGGCCGACGACCTGCCGGCCGGCGACGAGGCCTACCGGGTCGTCGTCGGCTCCGGGCGCGTGCTGCTCGAGGGCCGCACGCCGCAGGCGCTGGTCCGCGCGGTGGTGACGCTGCGGCAGCTCGTCGTGGAGCTGCCCGACGGCGGGATCGAGGTGCCGGCCGTGCGGGTCGAGGACGCCCCGCGCTACGGCTGGCGGGGGCTGTCGCTGGACGTGGCCCGCCACTTCGTGCCCGTCGCGGACCTCAAGGTCCTGCTCGGGATGATGACGCACTACAAGCTCAACGTGCTGCACCTGCACCTCACGGACGACCAGGCGTGGCGGATCGACCTGCCGTCGCGGCCCGAGCTCGTGCGTCGCTCGTCGTCGTGGTCGGTGGGCGGCGACCCGGGCGGGCACTACACGCGCGCCGACTGGGACGACATGCTGGCGTACGCCGAGGCCCGCGGTGTGCGGGTGGTGCCGGAGATCGACGTGCCGGGGCACGTGAACGCGGCCCTGCACGCCTACGGCGAGCTGACGCCGTCGGGGGAGCCCGCCGCGGAGTACCTGGGCATCGACGTCGGTTTCAGCCGCCTGCACGACGACCTGCCCGCGACGCACGCGTTCCTCGCGGACGTGTTCGGCGACGTCGCGCAGATGACGCCCGGCGATCACGTGCACATCGGCGGCGACGAGGTCCTCACCATGGACCACGACGAGTACGCGCGGCTGGTGCGGGCCGCGGCGGCGGCGGTGACGGCGCACGGCAAGACGGTCGTCGGCTGGCAGGAGGTCGCGGGCGTCGAGGGGCTGCCGCCCGGGACGGTCGTGCAGTACTGGGACACGCGCGAGGACCCCGCGCCGTTCGTCGAGGCCGCCCGGCGGGGCGCGCGCATCCTGCTCTCGCCGGGGTCGCGGGTGTACCTGGACATGAAGTACCACCCGGGGTATCCGCTGGGGCTGGAGTGGGCGGGGCACGTCGAGCTGCTCGACGCCTACGACTGGGAGCCGTCCACCCTCGTCGAGGGCCTGCCGCCGGAGGCCGTCGAGGGCGTCGAGGCGGCGGTGTGGACCGAGACCCTGCGCTCGCTGGACGACCTGACGACGATGCTGCTCCCGCGCCTGGCGGCCGTCGCCGAGGTCGCGTGGAGCGCACCGGAGCGGCGGGACGCCGAAGGGTTCCTCGACCGGCTCACCGCCCACGGGCGGCACTGGGACCAGCTGGGCTTCCGCTGGCACCGCTCGCCGCAGGGCCGGTGGTGAGCCGTCAGATCCAGGTCGGCAGCCACATGCGGATGTGCCACTGCTGCCACGGCACGACCCAGCCGGCCCACACGGGGTAGAAGAAGGCGCTGACGGCGACGACCAGGGCCACGAACACCCCCACCGCGATCACGGCCCGCCGGTGCGCGCGCACCTCGTGCCGTCGCGCCGGGTCGGGCCGGGGGCCGATCAGCAGGCCCAGCACGTAGACGAGCGTGAGCACGACCCACGGCACGAACGCGACGGAGTAGAACGTGAAGATCGTGCGGTGCGCGTACAGGAACCACGGCGCCCACCCGGCGACGATGCCGGACAGCACCGCGGCGGCGCGCCAGTCGCGGTAGCGGACCAGCCAGAACAGCGCCACGAGCACCGCCGCGGCCCCGGCCCACCAGAGCAGAGGGTTGCCGAGCGCGAGGATCGCCTGCGAGCACGCGTCCGCCCCGCAGGCCTGCTGCGCGGCGTCACCGGTGAGCGACGACACCTCGGACGGGTAGAAGTACGACGTGGGTCGCCACTGCACGATCCAGCCCAGGGGGTGCGCCGCGTACGAGTGCGGGGTCTCCAGGCCGTTGTGGAAGCGCCACATGTCCTCGTGGTAGTGCCACAGCGACCGCAGCGCCGGGGGCAGCCAGGCCACGCCCTGGTCGGGGTTCTCCACGGCCCACTGCCGGCCCCACGCCTGCGGCGAGGCGAACCACGACCACCACGTGCCGACGTACACCACGGCGGCGGTGCCGACCATCGTGACGAACGCGGGCACGCCGTCGCGCAGCACCCCCGACCAGAACCAGTGCCGGGTGCCGGCCGTGCGCCGCGCCGCCACGTCCCAGACGACGACCATGACGCCGAAGACCGCGAGGAAGTACATCCCCGACCACTTCGTGCCGATCGCCAGGCCCAGGAGCACGCCGGCGGCCAGGCGCCACCACCGCACGCCGAGCCCGGGGCCCCACGCGAGCACGCCCGGCGCGGCGGCGAGGGCGTCGGCCGTGCGGTCCGCGAGCCGTCGGCGCGCCTGGTCCCGGTCGAGGACGAGCGCACCGAACGCGGCCAGGACGAAGAACATGAGGAACGGGTCGAGCAGGCTGATCCGCGAGTGCACGATCGCCTGCCCGTCCACCGCGAGCAGCAGGCCGGCCGTGGCGCCCAGCGCCGTCGAGGCGAACAGCCGCCGCCCGATCCGGGCGATCATCAGGACCGCGAGCGTCCCGCACACCGCCGCGGCGAACCGCCACGCGAACGAGGACTCGACGCCGCCGCCCAGCCGGATGCCGAGCGCGATCATCCACTTGCCCACCGGCGGGTGGACCACGTACTCGGGGTCGGTGCCGAGCAGGCTCGTGTCGCCGGCGGCGAACGCGGGGTTCGCGTCCTCGCCCCACGCACCCTCGTACCCGAGGGTGAGCAGGGAGAACGCCTGCTTGACGTAGTACGTCTCGTCGAACACGAGCTCGTGCGGGCGCGCGAGGTCCCAGAACCGCAGGACGCCGGCCAGCACCGTGACGGCCAGCGCCCACAGCCACCCGGTCAGGCGGGCCCGGGGCGTCGCGTCGAGGGTCAGCGCGTCCTCGCCCAGCAGGCGGCGCAGCAGGCTCGTGCGCGTGACCGGTTCGGGCTCGTCGGCGTCGGGCCCGGCGGGCGGTCCGTCCGGCGTCGGACCGGTCGGGGGGTCGAGGACGTCGACGGGGGAGCCGCCGGCGCCGGGGCGGTCCGGCTCGGCCGGCCCTCCGGGCGCGGGGGCTTCCCCGGCGTGCGGGGCGGGGCTCGTCGGTTCCGCGCCGGCCGGCGCGGGGCGCTCCGGCTCGCGCTCGGCATCGGTGGGCGGCACCCGGCCATGGTAGGGGTGAAGGCCGTGCGTGCCGAGGAGCGCGTGCTGTGCTGCGCGTGCCGTGCCGCGCGTGCCGCGCCGTGCGCGCCGGGTGGCAGGCTGGGGCGGTGACCGTCGAGACCCGGGGCCGCCTCGTGCTGGCCGCCACCCCCATCGGCGACGTCGAGGACGCCTCCGCCCGCCTGCGCCGCCTCCTCGTCGAGGCCGACGTCGTGGCCGCCGAGGACACCCGCCGCACGCGGGCCCTGGCCGCCCGGCTCGGCCTGACCATCGGCGGACGCGTGGTGAGCCACCACGAGCACAACGAGGAGGGGCGGACCGCCGAGCTCCTCGAGGTCGTCGCGGGCGGCGGCACCGTCCTCGTGGTCAGCGACGCCGGCATGCCCGCCGTGTCCGACCCCGGCTTCCGCGTGGTGCAGGCGGCGGTGGCCGCGGGGCTGCCCGTGACCGTCGCACCCGGGCCCAGCGCGGTGCTCACCGCCCTCGCGCTGTCCGGGCTGCCCACCGACCGGTTCTGCTTCGAGGGGTTCCTGCCCCGCCGGCCCGGGGACCGGGCGCGCGCGCTGGCGGCGCTGGCCGACGAGCGGCGCACGGCCGTCTTCTTCGAGGCGCCGCACCGGGTCGCGGAGACCCTCGACGCGATGGTCGAGGCCTACGGCGCCGAGCGGCCGGCGGCCGTGTGCCGCGAGCTGACCAAGACCTACGAGGAGGTGCGCCGCGGTCCGCTCGCCGAGCTGGCCGCGTGGGCGCACGCGGGCGAGGTGCGCGGGGAGGTCGTGCTCGTCGTCGGCGGCGCGCCCGCACCCACCGGCGCGACGGTGCCCGACCTGGTGCCCGAGGTGCTGGCACGCGTCGACGGCGGGGAACGGCTCAAGGTCGTCGTCGCCGAGGTCGCCGAGATCGCCGGCGTGCCCAAGCGGGACCTGTACGCCGCCGCGCTCGCGGCCCGCACCCGCTGACGGCGGTCTACGCCCGCGTCGAGTCCACCAGCACCGCGCCGGCTGCCGCCATCGCCTCGCGCGCGGCCGCACCCTGCTCGGGCGTCACCGGCACCGTGAGGTCCGTCAGCACCCGCGTGCGCAGGCCCAGGGCCAGGGCGTCGAGCGCCGTGGCGCGCACGCAGTGGGACTCGGCGATGCCCACCACGTCGACGTCCGTGACGCCCGCGTCGGCGAGCACAGCGGCGAGCGCGCGGCCGTCGGGCGCGACACCCTCGAACCCGGAGTACGCCGCCGCGTACTCGCCCTTCTTCACACCGACGTCGGCCCGCAGGTCCGCCAGGGCGGGGTGCAGCTCGGCCTCGGGCGTGCCGACGACGGCGTGCGGCGGCCAGGTGTCCACGTAGTCCGGGGTCTCGGAGAAGTGCTCGCCCGGGTCGACGTGCCAGTCCTGCGTCGTCACCACGAGCGCGTACCGGCCGCGGTGCGTGGCCGCGTAGCGGGCGATCGCGGCGGCCACGGCGTCGCCGCCGGCCACGGCCAGCGCACCGCCCTCGCAGAACGTGGGCTGGACGTCGACAACCACCAGCGCGCGGCCGGCGGGGGTGCTCTGCTCGCTCGGTACCTCGGTCATGGGTCGATCCTGCCACCGTCCGGCACCGGGCCGGCGGGCCGTGCGCCGCGCGGGGAGCGGCGGCCCGGGGCACCCTGGTCAGGGCGGGTGCGACCGGCCGGCGGGGGCCGCGCCGGGCCGGGCCGACGACGGCGACGAGGAGGCGTGATGCGCGCACGTGGTGGACCGTGGCACGGCGCCGCACGAGGGGGCCGTGCGGGCCTCGCGCCGGTGCTCCTGGGCCTGGCGCTCGCGGCCGGGTGCACCGCACCGGCGCCTGCGCCGACGGCCGTGGCCTCCGCGTCCGTGGCCCCGCCCACCGCGACGCGGACCGCCCCGGCGACCCGGGCGCCGGGTCCCACGCCGAGCCCGGCGCCCACGGTCCGGGACGTGCCGACCGTGCAGGTCCGGTCCGTCGAGGAGGTCGCCTCGGGGCTGGCCGTGCCCTGGGGGCTGGCGTTCCTGCCGGACGGCCGCGCGGTCGTGACCCTGCGGGACGCGGCGCGCCTGGTGCTCGTGGCGGCCGACGGCACCGTCACGGACGTCACCGGCCCCGGGGCGGACGAGGTCGCGGCCGCCACGGTGCCGCGCAGCGAGGGCGGGCTGCTGGGCGTGGCCGTGGTGCCCGGTGCCGAGCCCGGCGGGCCGGTCGACGTCGTGCTCCACCTGACGGCCGCGCAGGACAACCGCGTGCTGCGCGCCACGCTCGACGGATCCGTCCTCGGGCCCACCCGCGTGCTGGTCGAGGGCATCCCGAAGGGGGCCAACCACAACGGCGGCCGGCTCGCGTTCGGGCCCGACGGGCACCTGTACGTCACGACGGGCGACACGTACGCGACCGGCCTGGCGCCCGACCCCGCGAGCCTGGGCGGCAAGGTCCTGCGCGTGACCGCCGACGGCGCGCCCGCACCGGGCAACCCCGACCCGTCCTCGCCGGTGTGGACCCGCGGGCACCGCAACGTGCAGGGCATCGGCTGGGCGCCCGACGGGCGGGCCGTCGCCTCGGAGTTCGGCCAGGACACGTGGGACGAGCTCAACGTGCTGCACGCGGGCGCCGACTACGGGTGGCCGGCCGTCGAGGGGACGGGCGGGGCCGCGTCGGGGTTCGTCGACCCCGTCGCCGTGTGGTCCACGGACGAGGCGTCGCCGAGCGGGCTCGCGGTGACGGACGAGGGCGTGTACCTGGCGGGGCTGCGCGGGCGGACCCTGTGGCGGGTGCCGCTGCGGCCCGTGCCGGCGGGCGCGCTCGACGACCCGGCCGCGGACGCCGCGGGGTTCGGCGAGCCGCAGCCGCTGCTGGCGGGCGAGCACGGGCGCCTGCGGGCGGTGGAGGTCGCCCCGGACGGGTCGCTGTGGGTGCTCACGGGCAACACCGACGGCCGCGGCGACCCCGCGCCGGGCGACGACCGGGTGCTGCGCGTCGAGGTCGGCTGACCAGTCCGGGTGACCAGGGCGGCTGACCAGGTCCGACGCGGGCGGTGCGCCCGGAGGGTGGGACGCGCGCCGCGACGGGCTGCCGGACACGCCGCACGCCACGCCGGGGAGCGGCCCCCGCACGGCGTGCCTGCTCGACCGGATCGTCCGGATAGGTACTGTTCACCCCCGACCGCACGTCCGACCGTCGCACGGGCCGGCCCGCCCGGTCCGACGCCGTCCGTCGCGCCCTCGCGCGACCACGAGGAGCCGCCATGCCCGCCAAGGCCAAGAGCGTCCTGATGTGGCTCGTCGTCATCTTCCTCGTCTACGCCGTCGCGACGAACCCCGACCGCGCCGCCGAGGTCGTCCGCTCGCTGTGGGACCTGGTGTTCGGCGCGCTGAGCGGCTTCGCGCAGTTCTTCAGCTACCTCGCGTCCTGAGGCCGCCCGGCCGGTGACGGCCGGACGGCGGACGGCGCGCGGGCCACGGGAGCCAGCAGGGGAGCAGGCGAGACGATGTCGATGACGCAGGACCGTGCCGAGCGCATCGTCGCCGGCCACCGACAGCTGCGGCGCTACGTCCTGGCCGACGAGCGCGTCGTGCTGGCGACGCGGCGGCACTGGGCCAAGCTCTTCGAGCCGATCGTCAGCACCGCGCTCGTGGTGGTCGTCGTCGGCTGGGTCGTGCTCGTCCTGTCGCCGCGGCTGGGCGACGGGGTCGGCGTGCTGTGGTGGGTGGCGATCGCCGCGCTGGCCCGGCTGGGCTGGTACGTGCTGCTGTGGCGCGTGGAGTGGTTCGTCGCGACCGACAAGCGCATGCTCCTGCTCACCGGGCTGATCACCCACCAGGTCGCGATGATGCCGATGATCAAGGTCACCGACATGCGGTACTCGCGGTCGATCCTCGGCCAGGTGCTCGGTTACGGCGAGTTCCTGCTCGAGTCCGCGGGCCAGGACCAGGCGTTGCGGCGGATCGCCTGGGTGGACCACCCGGACGAGACCTACCGGGACCTGTGCGCGACGATCTTCACGCCGACGGCCCCGCGCGCCGTCGACCCCGAGGACGGCGACCCGGACGCGGGGGCGGAGCCTCCCGTCGTGCACGCACCGCCGAGCCTGGCCCCCGCAGCGCCCTCGGCCGCGCAGCCCCCGGCCGCCGCGCCGCTCGCGGGTCCCGGCCCGTCGCCGCGGGCCGCATCGCCGCGCCCGGCCGCACCGACCCAGCCGCTGCGCCCGTCGCCCGTCGAGCACGACGCCCCCGCGCGCCCGGCGGCGCCGGCGCGGGCCGTGATCGTGCCCGACGACGACTCGGGCCCGGTGTGGGACTCGTCCGAGCCGTCGACCTTCGTCCGGCTGGGCGCGCGCGAGGCGGGGCGGCACGAGCGGCGGGACGACGACGGGCCGGGTGGCCCGCGCACCTAGGATCGGGGCCATGTCCCGCATCCTGTCCGCCGTCGCGTGGCCCTACGCCAACGGCCCCCGTCACATCGGTCACGTCGCCGGCTTCGGCGTCCCCTCGGACGTGTTCAGCCGGTACATGCGCATGGCGGGCCACGACGTGCTGATGGTCTCGGGCACCGACGAGCACGGGACGCCCATCCTCGTGCAGGCCGACAAGGAGGGCGTCAGCGCCCAGGAGCTCGCCGACCGGTACAACCGGGTCATCGTCGAGGACCTCACGGCGCTGGGGCTGTCGTACGACCTGTTCACGCGCACGACGACGCGCAACCACTACGCGGTCGTGCAGGAGATGTTCCGCACGGTCCACAAGAACGGGTACATGGTCGAGCGCACCACGATGGGTGCGGTCAGCCCGTCGACGGGGCGCACGCTGCCGGACCGCTACATCGAGGGCACGTGCCCGATCTGCGGCTACGACGGCGCCCGCGGCGACCAGTGCGACAACTGCGGCAACCAGCTCGACGCGATCGAGCTGAAGAACCCCCGCAGCAAGATCAACGGCGAGACGCCGGTGTTCGTCGAGTCCGAGCACTTCTTCCTCGACCTGCCGGCGTTCGTCGACGCGCTGTCGCAGTGGCTGGGCACGCGCAGCGCGTGGCGCCCCAACGTGCTGAAGTTCTCGCAGAACCTGCTCGAGGACGTCCGCCCGCGCGCGATGACGCGGGACATCGACTGGGGCATCCCGGTGCCGCTGCCCGGCTGGGAGGAGAACTCCTCCAAGCGCCTGTACGTGTGGTTCGACGCGGTGATCGGGTACCTGTCGGCGTCGGTGGAGTGGGCGCGACGCACGGGCGACCCGGACGCGTGGCGGCAGTGGTGGAACGACCCGCAGGCCCTGTCGTACTACTTCATGGGCAAGGACAACATCACGTTCCACTCCCAGATCTGGCCGGCCGAGCTGCTGGGCTACGACGGGAAGGGTGCGCGGGGCGGCGAGCCGGGGGCCTTCGGCACGCTGAACCTGCCGACCGAGGTGGTCTCGAGCGAGTTCCTCAACGTCGAGGGCAAGCAGTTCTCGTCCTCGCGCGGCGTGGTCATCTACGTGCGGGACATGCTGGCGCGGTACCAGCCGGACGCGCTGCGGTACTACATCTCCGCGGCCGGGCCCGAGACGCAGGACGTCGACTTCACGTGGGCGGAGTTCAAGCGCCGCACCAACGACGAGCTCGTCGCCGGCTGGGGCAACCTCGTCAACCGCACCGCGAGCATGGTGCACAAGGGCTTCGGCGAGATCCCGACGCCGGGCGAGCGCCAGCCCGTGGACGACGCGCTGCTCGCGCACGTGCGCGGCGCGTTCGGCACCGTCGGCGAGCTCGTGGGCGCGCACCGGCAGCGGGCCGCGCTCGGCGAGGCGATGCGCGCGGTGCAGGAGGCCAACCGGTACGTCTCGGAGACCGAGCCGTGGAAGCTCAAGTCGGACCCCGACCGGCTCGCGACCGTGCTGCACACCACGACGCAGGCGGTCAGCGACCTCAACACGATGCTCGCGCCGTTCCTGCCGTTCGCCGCGCAGAAGGTGCACGAGACCCTCGGCGGCACGGGCACGTTCTCGCCCGCGCCGCGCATCGACGAGGTCGACGACCTCGACGACGCGTCGCGGCACTACCCGGTGATCACGGGCGACTACCGCCTCGGCGAGACGGTCGCGGCGTGGCAGCCGCGCGCGGTCGTGCCGGGCACGCCCGTCGGGAAGCCGACGCCGGTGTTCACCAAGCTCGACGACGCGATCGTCGAGGAGGAGCTCGAGCGGCTGCGGCAGGGCTGATGGGACGCAAGCAGCGCGAGCGCGGCTGGCCGGCCCCGCCCGAGCCGCTGCCGCTGCCCGTCGTCGACGACCACACCCATCTGGACGCGGTCGTCGACGTGGCGGCCGACGGCTGGGACGGGACGGGCACGCTGGAGGCGTCCCCCGACCTCGTCGCGCACCTGAAGCGCGCGGCGGCGGTCGGGGTGCCGCGGATGGTCCAGGTCGGGTGCGACCTGGAGGCCGTGGCGTGGACCGACGTGGCGGTGCGGCTGCACCCGCAGCTGCTGGGGGCCGTGGCGATCCACCCCAACGAGGCCGTCCTGCACGCGGGCGTGCGCGAGGTCGCCCCCGACGGGCTCGACCCCGACCCGCAGCCACGGCACGAGGTGGGCCTGGACGACGCGATCGGCCGGGTCGCGGAGGTCGCGCGCGCCAACCCGCGCGTGCGGGCCGTGGGGGAGACGGGCCTGGACTTCTTCCGCGCCGGCGAGCGGGGACGCGCGGTGCAGCGCGAGGCGTTCCGGGCGCACGTCGCGCTGGCCAAGGAGCTGGGGCTGGCCCTGCAGATCCACGACCGTGACGCGCACGCCGAGGTCGTCGAGGTGCTGCTGGCGGACGGTGCGCCCGAGCGCACGGTCTTCCACTGCTTCTCGGGCGGCGTGGAGCTGGCGCGCACCGCGGCCGAGCACGGGTGGTTCTGCTCGTTCGCGGGGCCGGTGTCGTTCCCCGCGAACGAGGAGCTGCGCGCGGCCCTGCGCGCGCTGCCGCCCGAGCTGGTGCTCGTCGAGACCGACGCCCCGTACCTGACGGTGCACCCGTACCGGGGGCGGCCCAACGCGCCGTACCTGCTGCCCGGCACGGTCCGCACGGTCGCCGAGGTCACGGGCCGCCCGCTGGAGCGGGTCTGCGCGGACCTGTCCGCCGCCGCCGAGGCCGTCTACGGCACCTGGTGAGGGTGACGCTGCCGCCGTCGGGTTCCCCTGACGGTCACGGATCGGTTACGGTCGGGCCGGGAACAGCGTCCCTCCCGCCGACCCGAAGGACACCGTGAGCCGTCACGACGACGACCCGGGCCGTGGCCAGCCGCGCCGTGGCCGACTTCCCCGAGCCGCCGCGCAGGCGGCCGTGCTCGCCGTCGTCGTCGGCGGGACCACCGCCTTCACCGCCATGCACAAGGACGTCACGGTCGACGTCGACGGCCAGGAGGTCCAGGTCCAGGCCTTCGGCCGGACGGTCGCGGACGTGCTCGCGGCGGCGGACGTGCAGGTCGGCGAGGGCGACCTCGTGGCCCCGTCGCTCGACGCCGCGGTCTCGCGCTCCGGTCTCGTCGTGGTGCGCCACGGGCGCGAGCTGGAGCTCGAGCTCGACGGCGAGGAGCAGACCGTCTGGACGACCGCGCTGACCGTCGGCGAGGCGGTCGACGCCCTCGGGCTGCGCGAGGGCGTGCGGCTGTCCGCGTCGCGCTCGGCGGAGGTCGGCCGCGACGTGCTGCGGGTCTCGACGCAGAAGTCGATCCACCTGGTCGTCGACGGCCAGGTCATCGACGGTGTGAGCAGCGGCGCGACGGTCCGCGAGGCGCTCAAGGACATCGGCCTGGTGCTCGAGGAGGGCGACCAGGTCTCCGTGCCGCTCGACGCGGCCGCGGTCGACGGGCTGGTCGTGCTGGTCACGCGCGCGGCGTCGGGCGGGGAGACGGTCACCGAGGCGATGCCGTTCGAGGAGGAGCGCGTCGAGGACGACACGCTCACCAAGGGCACCGAGCTCGTCAGCCAGGCGGGGCGCGCGGGGGTCCGCACGACGACGTACCGGCTCGACGTGGTCGGCGGCGTCGTCGTGGGCCGCACGGTCGTGGCGTCCGTCGTCACGACCCCGCCGGTGAAGCAGGTCGTGCGGGTCGGCACCGCGGACCTGCCGCCCGTGGGCGCGGTCGACCCGGGCAGCGCGCAGGCGCTGGGCCGCTCGATGGCCGCGCAGCGCGGCTGGGGCGACGACCAGTTCGCCTGCCTGCTGGCGCTGTGGAACAAGGAGTCGGGCTGGCGGTGGAACGCCGAGAACGCGTCCTCGGGCGCGTACGGCATCCCGCAGTCGCTGCCGGGCTCCAAGATGGCCACGGCGGGCGCCGACTGGCGCACCAACCCCGCGACGCAGATCGAGTGGGGCCTGGGCTACATCGCCGGCCGGTACGGCACGCCCTGCGGCGCGTGGGCGCACTCCCAGGACGTGGGCTGGTACTGAGCCGTACCGCACGACGCGGCGGACCACCCCACGGGCTTCCTGTCGCGCCTGCGTGACGCGTCTCTCGTCCGGCGGGGGTTGGCACCAGGGTCACGATTCCGTTACGGTCGCGTGTCGCTATTGACCCGCGAGCCGCGTGGTCGATCTCGACGACGGAGGCGCTCGCG is a genomic window containing:
- a CDS encoding GlsB/YeaQ/YmgE family stress response membrane protein, with the protein product MTVSGIISAIIVGAIIGALGRLLVKGKQKISIIVTILLGIVAALIGTWLAQIVGVATTDGIDWIEIVLQVALAAVLVVVYTSVAGRRS
- a CDS encoding family 20 glycosylhydrolase, which translates into the protein MPVVPVVPAPLVVEELAEAPFLVTPTTTVVVDADAELLPNAVLTADLLGRVTGQAVEVRYAELDAPGVVRMRLADDLPAGDEAYRVVVGSGRVLLEGRTPQALVRAVVTLRQLVVELPDGGIEVPAVRVEDAPRYGWRGLSLDVARHFVPVADLKVLLGMMTHYKLNVLHLHLTDDQAWRIDLPSRPELVRRSSSWSVGGDPGGHYTRADWDDMLAYAEARGVRVVPEIDVPGHVNAALHAYGELTPSGEPAAEYLGIDVGFSRLHDDLPATHAFLADVFGDVAQMTPGDHVHIGGDEVLTMDHDEYARLVRAAAAAVTAHGKTVVGWQEVAGVEGLPPGTVVQYWDTREDPAPFVEAARRGARILLSPGSRVYLDMKYHPGYPLGLEWAGHVELLDAYDWEPSTLVEGLPPEAVEGVEAAVWTETLRSLDDLTTMLLPRLAAVAEVAWSAPERRDAEGFLDRLTAHGRHWDQLGFRWHRSPQGRW
- a CDS encoding phospholipid carrier-dependent glycosyltransferase is translated as MPPTDAEREPERPAPAGAEPTSPAPHAGEAPAPGGPAEPDRPGAGGSPVDVLDPPTGPTPDGPPAGPDADEPEPVTRTSLLRRLLGEDALTLDATPRARLTGWLWALAVTVLAGVLRFWDLARPHELVFDETYYVKQAFSLLTLGYEGAWGEDANPAFAAGDTSLLGTDPEYVVHPPVGKWMIALGIRLGGGVESSFAWRFAAAVCGTLAVLMIARIGRRLFASTALGATAGLLLAVDGQAIVHSRISLLDPFLMFFVLAAFGALVLDRDQARRRLADRTADALAAAPGVLAWGPGLGVRWWRLAAGVLLGLAIGTKWSGMYFLAVFGVMVVVWDVAARRTAGTRHWFWSGVLRDGVPAFVTMVGTAAVVYVGTWWSWFASPQAWGRQWAVENPDQGVAWLPPALRSLWHYHEDMWRFHNGLETPHSYAAHPLGWIVQWRPTSYFYPSEVSSLTGDAAQQACGADACSQAILALGNPLLWWAGAAAVLVALFWLVRYRDWRAAAVLSGIVAGWAPWFLYAHRTIFTFYSVAFVPWVVLTLVYVLGLLIGPRPDPARRHEVRAHRRAVIAVGVFVALVVAVSAFFYPVWAGWVVPWQQWHIRMWLPTWI
- the rsmI gene encoding 16S rRNA (cytidine(1402)-2'-O)-methyltransferase, whose product is MTVETRGRLVLAATPIGDVEDASARLRRLLVEADVVAAEDTRRTRALAARLGLTIGGRVVSHHEHNEEGRTAELLEVVAGGGTVLVVSDAGMPAVSDPGFRVVQAAVAAGLPVTVAPGPSAVLTALALSGLPTDRFCFEGFLPRRPGDRARALAALADERRTAVFFEAPHRVAETLDAMVEAYGAERPAAVCRELTKTYEEVRRGPLAELAAWAHAGEVRGEVVLVVGGAPAPTGATVPDLVPEVLARVDGGERLKVVVAEVAEIAGVPKRDLYAAALAARTR
- a CDS encoding isochorismatase family protein; this encodes MTEVPSEQSTPAGRALVVVDVQPTFCEGGALAVAGGDAVAAAIARYAATHRGRYALVVTTQDWHVDPGEHFSETPDYVDTWPPHAVVGTPEAELHPALADLRADVGVKKGEYAAAYSGFEGVAPDGRALAAVLADAGVTDVDVVGIAESHCVRATALDALALGLRTRVLTDLTVPVTPEQGAAAREAMAAAGAVLVDSTRA
- a CDS encoding PQQ-dependent sugar dehydrogenase, producing MPTVQVRSVEEVASGLAVPWGLAFLPDGRAVVTLRDAARLVLVAADGTVTDVTGPGADEVAAATVPRSEGGLLGVAVVPGAEPGGPVDVVLHLTAAQDNRVLRATLDGSVLGPTRVLVEGIPKGANHNGGRLAFGPDGHLYVTTGDTYATGLAPDPASLGGKVLRVTADGAPAPGNPDPSSPVWTRGHRNVQGIGWAPDGRAVASEFGQDTWDELNVLHAGADYGWPAVEGTGGAASGFVDPVAVWSTDEASPSGLAVTDEGVYLAGLRGRTLWRVPLRPVPAGALDDPAADAAGFGEPQPLLAGEHGRLRAVEVAPDGSLWVLTGNTDGRGDPAPGDDRVLRVEVG
- a CDS encoding PH domain-containing protein, which encodes MSMTQDRAERIVAGHRQLRRYVLADERVVLATRRHWAKLFEPIVSTALVVVVVGWVVLVLSPRLGDGVGVLWWVAIAALARLGWYVLLWRVEWFVATDKRMLLLTGLITHQVAMMPMIKVTDMRYSRSILGQVLGYGEFLLESAGQDQALRRIAWVDHPDETYRDLCATIFTPTAPRAVDPEDGDPDAGAEPPVVHAPPSLAPAAPSAAQPPAAAPLAGPGPSPRAASPRPAAPTQPLRPSPVEHDAPARPAAPARAVIVPDDDSGPVWDSSEPSTFVRLGAREAGRHERRDDDGPGGPRT